Proteins found in one bacterium BMS3Abin11 genomic segment:
- the folK_1 gene encoding 2-amino-4-hydroxy-6-hydroxymethyldihydropteridine pyrophosphokinase, with translation MTNIAYIGFGSNLGDSMAILAMTKNEIDAVEGFSLKKLSPLYRTKPIDVTDSQDDYINAVFEIETILDAEVVLQELTNIENRHGRSRCEVKNIARTLDLDLLLFGNKKMKSKTLILPHPRIYQRAFVLFPLFDLSPELEIPGQGNVQTLLDNVRDQEVEQL, from the coding sequence GTGACGAATATTGCGTATATAGGGTTTGGCAGTAATTTGGGCGATTCCATGGCTATTCTCGCTATGACGAAAAACGAAATAGACGCTGTAGAAGGTTTTAGTTTGAAAAAATTGTCTCCCCTGTATCGTACGAAGCCTATTGATGTAACGGATTCACAGGATGATTATATAAATGCCGTGTTTGAAATTGAAACAATTCTGGATGCGGAAGTTGTTCTACAGGAACTGACCAATATAGAAAATCGACACGGACGCAGCAGATGCGAAGTCAAAAATATAGCACGCACACTGGATCTCGATCTTTTACTGTTTGGCAATAAAAAAATGAAAAGTAAAACATTGATATTACCTCACCCACGTATTTATCAACGAGCTTTTGTTCTTTTCCCATTGTTTGATTTATCACCTGAACTGGAGATTCCAGGACAGGGAAACGTGCAGACTCTTTTAGATAATGTCAGGGATCAGGAGGTCGAACAGTTATGA